A single region of the Lysinibacillus sp. B2A1 genome encodes:
- a CDS encoding protein arginine kinase, translating to MMIESFLERPTPTWMSMEDDYSDIVISTRIRLARNLDGYRFPLSFTENEALQVEQAVTHAVQDSTKLQDHYSYFAIKDLTSLQRQILVEKHLISPQLAKKEQVGSMLLSDDESISIMVNEEDHLRIQCMTASFQLQRAYEQANKIDRALEKALPYAFRDTFGYLTSCPTNIGTGLRASVMMHLPTLTLSGQMSQIINAMTRLGMTVRGIYGEGSENLGNVYQVSNQITLGKTEEDILADIQSVAEKIIQKERHARGRLMEKAELALEDRVYRALGTLTHARILTSEEAATCLSNVRLGVDLQLIEGIKATTLNECVVSMQPGFLQHYAGEVLPPAERDRVRAKMLREALFRENMSKPIIGKKGEDPYDV from the coding sequence GTGATGATTGAATCGTTTCTAGAACGACCTACACCAACATGGATGAGCATGGAGGACGATTATTCAGATATAGTCATCAGTACACGTATCCGTCTTGCACGAAATTTAGATGGCTATCGTTTTCCACTATCCTTTACAGAGAATGAGGCATTGCAGGTAGAGCAGGCTGTAACACATGCTGTGCAGGATAGCACGAAACTGCAAGATCATTACTCGTATTTTGCCATCAAGGATTTAACATCCTTACAGCGTCAAATTCTTGTAGAAAAGCATTTAATAAGTCCTCAGCTTGCCAAAAAAGAGCAGGTTGGTTCCATGTTATTATCTGATGATGAATCAATTAGCATTATGGTGAATGAAGAAGACCATTTACGCATTCAATGTATGACAGCGAGTTTTCAGCTGCAAAGGGCATATGAGCAGGCCAATAAAATTGATCGAGCCCTGGAAAAAGCTTTACCTTATGCATTTCGTGATACTTTTGGATATCTAACAAGCTGCCCAACAAATATTGGTACTGGTTTACGGGCATCTGTTATGATGCACTTGCCTACCCTTACATTATCAGGTCAAATGAGTCAAATTATTAATGCCATGACAAGGTTGGGAATGACAGTAAGAGGAATATATGGGGAAGGTAGTGAAAATTTAGGTAATGTTTACCAAGTTTCAAATCAGATAACACTAGGCAAAACAGAAGAAGATATTTTGGCTGACATACAAAGCGTCGCCGAAAAAATTATTCAAAAAGAGCGACATGCAAGAGGCAGGTTAATGGAAAAAGCAGAACTTGCCCTAGAAGACCGAGTATATCGTGCATTAGGTACTTTAACACATGCTCGAATTTTAACGAGCGAAGAGGCGGCTACCTGCTTGTCCAATGTTCGTTTAGGGGTAGATTTACAGTTAATAGAGGGCATTAAGGCAACAACTCTTAACGAGTGTGTTGTTAGTATGCAACCAGGATTTTTACAACATTATGCAGGAGAGGTTTTACCACCTGCTGAGCGGGATCGCGTACGAGCGAAAATGCTTCGTGAGGCATTATTTCGTGAAAAT
- a CDS encoding nucleotide excision repair protein has protein sequence MICEHCKQRNATVTVTQVQNGQKVEHHYCDVCASQFHPFHAEFKQEPVSIQQLLSNWFGSPTWQQQKVDEKQQAQPQPQTCPQCGFTYKRFLKEGKFGCPSCYDSFSEHLPKLFNRIQAGPQHIGKMPGAHSNIYVIKKQIEDIRKLMKVAVDDEQFEEAAKLRDEVKELEKQLQFEGGDVT, from the coding sequence ATGATTTGCGAACATTGCAAGCAGCGTAATGCGACTGTAACTGTAACACAAGTTCAAAATGGACAAAAGGTAGAGCACCATTACTGTGACGTCTGCGCCTCGCAGTTCCATCCATTTCATGCAGAATTTAAACAAGAGCCTGTATCTATTCAACAGCTATTATCAAATTGGTTTGGCTCACCGACATGGCAACAACAAAAAGTGGATGAAAAACAACAGGCCCAGCCACAACCACAAACTTGTCCACAATGTGGATTTACGTATAAACGGTTTTTAAAAGAAGGAAAATTCGGTTGCCCTAGCTGCTATGACAGCTTTAGTGAGCACCTGCCGAAGCTCTTTAATAGAATACAGGCTGGACCTCAACATATTGGTAAGATGCCAGGCGCCCATAGTAATATTTATGTCATTAAAAAACAAATAGAAGATATTCGGAAACTTATGAAAGTAGCTGTAGATGATGAACAGTTTGAGGAGGCCGCCAAACTGCGAGATGAAGTGAAGGAACTAGAGAAACAGCTACAATTTGAAGGTGGTGATGTGACGTGA
- a CDS encoding CtsR family transcriptional regulator — MRNISDIIEGYLKQVLELGGEGHIEIKRSEIADKFQCVPSQINYVINTRFTAERGYLVESKRGGGGYIRILRVRANSQIDLIDDVLRQIEGGASQTMAEDLVYRLIDEQVISKREAKLMLAAIDRSTLDLPLPLRDTIRARILRAMLTTIKYEQQK; from the coding sequence TTGCGTAATATATCAGACATCATAGAAGGCTACTTGAAGCAAGTACTTGAATTAGGTGGAGAAGGGCATATTGAAATTAAGCGCAGTGAAATTGCTGATAAATTTCAATGTGTGCCCTCGCAAATAAATTATGTGATCAATACTAGATTTACTGCCGAACGAGGTTATCTTGTTGAAAGCAAACGTGGTGGTGGTGGATACATACGAATTTTACGTGTCCGCGCGAATTCACAAATTGATTTGATTGACGATGTCCTTAGACAGATAGAGGGAGGGGCATCGCAAACAATGGCAGAAGATTTAGTTTATCGGCTTATTGATGAGCAGGTAATTTCAAAGCGAGAAGCGAAATTAATGTTAGCAGCTATTGATCGCTCCACTCTGGATTTGCCACTCCCATTACGGGATACCATTCGAGCAAGAATATTAAGAGCGATGCTAACAACGATCAAATATGAACAGCAAAAATAG
- a CDS encoding DUF4870 domain-containing protein, with the protein MEAKWSKVIIHASAFFAPWLVPILFFLISSDEEVKAISIQALLFQIVMGVLIAISVALSFVLVGLPFLIIFGIMVFVVPIIGIVKAISDEPWRYPIVGRWV; encoded by the coding sequence ATGGAAGCTAAATGGTCTAAGGTAATCATACACGCAAGTGCATTTTTTGCGCCATGGTTAGTACCAATTTTATTTTTCTTAATTAGTTCTGATGAGGAAGTAAAAGCTATTTCCATTCAAGCACTACTGTTTCAAATTGTAATGGGTGTTTTAATTGCAATATCTGTGGCACTAAGTTTTGTACTAGTTGGTTTACCGTTTTTAATCATTTTCGGTATTATGGTGTTTGTTGTACCGATTATTGGTATTGTAAAGGCTATATCTGATGAACCATGGCGTTACCCAATTGTTGGTCGCTGGGTATAA
- a CDS encoding SAM-dependent methyltransferase, with protein MEFNNTLANEYEKGIRRTLPSYDAMLRLTQTFYHSTLPEKAELLVVGSGSGNEILQLAEHKPAWSFVGIDPSEAMLHIAEERLKSLPNQISLYQGTILDTKLPTAEFDAASCILVLHFINGDQEKLATLKEIANNLKPGAPFVLVSKYGQPGSLETELQFDLWRAYWLQHTKLTSSEVADMEKSIRSLSFMPEEDILTLLQKAGFTKPSRFFATTLFGGWICYKGV; from the coding sequence ATGGAATTTAATAACACACTTGCAAACGAATACGAGAAAGGTATTCGTCGAACATTACCTAGTTACGATGCCATGCTACGCTTAACACAAACCTTTTATCATTCCACACTACCTGAGAAAGCTGAACTGTTAGTAGTTGGCTCTGGAAGCGGCAATGAAATTTTACAACTTGCAGAACATAAGCCAGCTTGGTCATTTGTTGGCATCGATCCCTCTGAGGCTATGCTACATATAGCAGAGGAGCGTTTAAAATCTTTACCTAATCAAATTTCTTTATACCAAGGAACTATACTGGATACGAAGTTACCTACCGCAGAGTTTGATGCAGCTAGTTGTATTTTAGTGCTGCATTTTATCAATGGGGATCAAGAAAAGCTTGCAACATTAAAAGAAATAGCAAATAATTTAAAGCCTGGTGCTCCATTTGTTCTTGTTTCAAAATATGGGCAGCCTGGCTCTTTAGAAACTGAACTACAATTTGATTTATGGCGAGCCTATTGGCTGCAACATACAAAGCTAACTTCCTCAGAGGTAGCTGATATGGAAAAATCCATACGCTCTCTTTCTTTTATGCCTGAAGAGGATATTTTAACACTTCTTCAAAAGGCAGGATTTACAAAGCCATCCAGATTTTTTGCCACTACTTTATTTGGTGGTTGGATATGCTATAAGGGAGTCTAA
- the corA gene encoding magnesium and cobalt transport protein CorA, translating to MIRTIGITKDQQLLKDFPIEDIHNNHFEWYWVDFDCPTTEEELLLDTFFHFHPLAIEDCLMRLQRPKLDFYDDFHFFVIHRVNEELAAEEVNIFISNKFIVTFHKNTAPEIDRVQNLLEKQPKNWERGTVYLTYQVIDKIVDNYFPLVYKIEDHLNALEDELNYQSNLNAMKIVFEFRSDLLDLRRTILPMRDLLYRILNSYRFSLKKSERAYFGDIYDHLLKLTEMVESNRELTADMRDSYMAMSSSRMNGIMMTLTIVSTIFIPLTFIAGVYGMNFDNMPELHGKYSYFIVLGIMILIAVFMLVVFKWKGWFKLFKP from the coding sequence GTGATACGCACAATCGGAATTACGAAAGATCAACAACTCTTAAAGGATTTTCCTATCGAGGATATACACAACAATCATTTTGAATGGTATTGGGTCGATTTTGATTGCCCCACTACTGAAGAAGAGCTACTATTGGATACGTTTTTCCATTTCCATCCACTTGCTATAGAAGACTGTTTAATGCGTTTACAGCGACCAAAGCTCGATTTTTATGATGATTTCCATTTCTTTGTTATCCATAGAGTGAATGAAGAATTAGCAGCAGAGGAAGTTAATATTTTTATTTCAAATAAATTTATTGTAACCTTCCATAAAAATACTGCTCCCGAAATCGATAGAGTGCAAAATTTACTTGAGAAACAACCGAAAAATTGGGAAAGAGGTACAGTGTATTTAACATATCAGGTAATTGATAAAATCGTTGATAATTACTTTCCACTTGTCTATAAAATTGAGGATCATTTGAATGCTCTAGAAGATGAATTAAACTATCAAAGCAATCTAAATGCCATGAAAATTGTATTCGAATTTCGTAGTGATTTGCTTGATTTACGGCGCACAATTTTACCAATGCGTGATCTATTATACCGTATTCTTAATTCATACCGATTCTCACTAAAAAAATCAGAACGAGCTTATTTCGGAGATATTTATGATCACTTGCTAAAACTAACAGAAATGGTTGAATCCAACCGTGAGCTGACAGCTGATATGCGCGATAGCTATATGGCAATGAGCTCCAGTCGTATGAATGGTATTATGATGACCTTAACAATCGTATCAACTATTTTTATTCCTTTAACCTTTATTGCAGGTGTGTATGGAATGAATTTTGACAATATGCCTGAGTTACACGGAAAATATAGTTATTTTATTGTCTTAGGTATTATGATTCTTATTGCTGTATTTATGCTAGTGGTCTTTAAATGGAAAGGCTGGTTTAAGTTATTTAAACCTTAA
- a CDS encoding methyl-accepting chemotaxis protein has translation MSWFTKKSDSSYSITLAPENYKKNVQLDVSNHPKLQKQLQLLNLTVEDLAIIKQIQPLAKDLIPEMVNQFYAAISLSQDLLDIINRTSQIDRLKVTLHKHLSDIFESRIDDSYIDERKAIAETHVRIGLQSKWYIASFQSLTSTFTNFANNLDISKHDAILAINAFCKIINFEQQLVIEAYEKEEERIRTAADETKHALVTTIQSTAEELNAISEETAASLLVISSQTDDIAVATKQGLSFVADTKEKSGRGQQQLQEQNDLIQVILQSVNGLEVTMNQLRTSSQKISEIVGLVTGIADQTNLLALNASIEAARAGEHGKGFAVVAEEVRKLAEETKNAVQNVSHLIKETESNITTMSKSVINVDQKIQHSVDTQNSLSKSFNDIAEAVSGIQQQYVNTSRDISAISNLITELSQGATLVSSSSDSLINVVNELNM, from the coding sequence ATGAGTTGGTTTACAAAAAAGAGCGATTCTAGCTACTCAATTACATTAGCACCTGAAAATTATAAAAAAAATGTACAGTTAGATGTCTCTAACCATCCAAAACTTCAAAAACAATTACAACTTTTAAATTTAACAGTTGAAGACTTAGCAATTATTAAACAGATACAGCCTTTAGCAAAGGATCTAATCCCTGAAATGGTCAATCAATTCTATGCAGCCATTAGTTTAAGCCAAGATTTATTAGATATTATTAATAGAACTTCACAGATTGATCGTTTAAAGGTTACTTTACATAAGCATCTTAGTGATATTTTCGAAAGCCGTATCGACGACTCATATATTGACGAACGAAAGGCAATAGCAGAAACCCACGTTCGAATCGGCCTTCAATCAAAATGGTATATCGCCTCATTCCAGTCTTTAACTTCAACATTTACAAACTTTGCTAACAATTTGGATATTTCTAAGCATGATGCGATTCTTGCCATCAATGCCTTCTGTAAAATTATTAACTTTGAGCAACAGCTTGTCATTGAAGCCTACGAAAAAGAGGAAGAACGTATTCGCACGGCAGCAGATGAAACAAAACACGCACTTGTAACAACTATTCAAAGTACTGCTGAGGAGCTGAACGCTATTAGTGAAGAAACAGCCGCCTCCCTATTAGTAATCTCCTCTCAAACAGATGATATTGCAGTAGCTACTAAGCAAGGTTTAAGCTTCGTTGCTGATACGAAGGAAAAATCTGGACGCGGACAACAGCAGTTACAGGAGCAAAACGATTTAATACAGGTTATTTTACAAAGTGTGAATGGTCTTGAGGTCACAATGAATCAGTTACGCACCTCCTCTCAAAAGATTTCAGAAATTGTTGGACTCGTAACAGGTATTGCCGATCAAACAAATTTATTAGCATTAAATGCATCTATTGAGGCAGCTCGTGCTGGGGAACATGGTAAAGGCTTTGCTGTTGTGGCAGAGGAAGTTCGGAAGCTTGCTGAAGAGACAAAAAATGCTGTACAAAATGTTTCCCATCTCATTAAAGAAACAGAAAGTAATATTACAACCATGTCGAAATCAGTTATTAACGTGGATCAAAAAATTCAACATAGTGTAGACACACAAAATAGCCTATCCAAATCCTTTAATGATATTGCAGAAGCTGTATCTGGTATTCAACAGCAATATGTCAATACATCAAGAGATATTTCTGCCATTTCTAATTTAATTACTGAACTATCTCAAGGTGCCACACTTGTTTCTTCTTCATCTGACTCCCTCATTAATGTCGTGAATGAATTAAATATGTAA
- a CDS encoding acyl-CoA thioesterase, protein MTNNAVPMSQSRTVQTRLVLPPDTNNHNSIFGGRVLAYIDEIAAVTAMKHAKGHVVTASIDSVDFLSAAHVGDILEIESIVSSTGRSSMEVYVRVISRNIETGEEKLTTESFVTMVAVDDDGKPKPVPSIYPETDEEKRLFETGPVRREHRKQKRSLPH, encoded by the coding sequence ATGACAAACAACGCTGTGCCAATGAGTCAGTCACGTACTGTTCAAACGCGTCTTGTGTTACCGCCAGATACTAATAACCACAATTCCATTTTTGGTGGAAGAGTGTTAGCTTATATTGATGAAATTGCTGCTGTTACGGCAATGAAACATGCTAAAGGGCATGTTGTGACAGCCTCTATTGATTCAGTTGATTTTTTATCAGCTGCCCATGTAGGGGATATTTTAGAAATTGAGAGTATTGTTTCATCAACAGGACGTTCTTCAATGGAGGTCTATGTTCGAGTTATTTCTAGAAACATTGAAACTGGTGAGGAAAAATTAACGACAGAATCATTTGTAACGATGGTTGCAGTAGATGATGATGGGAAGCCGAAGCCAGTTCCTTCAATCTACCCTGAGACAGATGAAGAAAAACGTCTTTTTGAAACGGGACCAGTGCGACGAGAGCATCGTAAACAAAAACGTTCATTACCACACTAA
- a CDS encoding aldehyde dehydrogenase yields the protein MKETKLWINGQWQDAQKTYELSSPFSGEVIAKVAKASIADVELAIEGAQETFQTFKKTTAYERAEILYKVVHIMRQRKEEFAEILALEAGKPISAGLMEIERTIATYQFAAEGAKQAKGETVPMDAAPGAGDRIGWTKREPIGVISAITPFNFPFNLVAHKLGPAFAVGNTVVLKPATQTPLSAIVMAEIFKEAGLPDGALQILTGSGGELSDTLVTHPLVKKLTFTGSGKVGLGIKEKVGLRKVTLELGSNAAVIVEPSTPIDKIIARCVGGAFNFAGQVCISLQRIYVHSSIIDDFTKAFVAETEKLVVGDPLDRNTDVSAMIHPNEVERIRQWIEEAKEQGAVVATGGTFTERTLTPTVMTNVTADMKIVCQETFAPIVSIVSYETLNDAIRLVNESELGLNAGIYTNVLSDALYAADELQAGAVIINDIPTFRVDNMPYGGVKMSGYGREGIKWAIEEMTDMKFITMKKSF from the coding sequence ATGAAGGAAACAAAACTTTGGATCAATGGTCAGTGGCAGGATGCACAGAAAACATATGAGCTGAGTTCCCCATTTAGCGGTGAGGTTATTGCAAAGGTTGCTAAGGCGTCAATTGCAGATGTTGAACTGGCGATAGAAGGTGCCCAGGAAACATTTCAAACCTTTAAAAAGACAACAGCTTATGAACGAGCGGAAATATTATATAAAGTTGTCCATATCATGCGGCAGCGTAAGGAAGAATTTGCTGAAATTTTAGCCTTAGAGGCAGGAAAACCTATATCAGCAGGCTTGATGGAAATAGAACGTACAATAGCAACCTATCAATTTGCTGCAGAGGGGGCAAAGCAGGCTAAGGGCGAAACAGTCCCAATGGATGCTGCGCCTGGAGCAGGTGATCGTATTGGCTGGACAAAACGAGAACCAATCGGAGTAATATCTGCTATTACGCCATTTAATTTCCCGTTTAATTTAGTAGCACATAAACTAGGACCTGCCTTTGCAGTAGGAAATACAGTTGTATTAAAGCCAGCAACACAAACACCATTAAGTGCGATTGTAATGGCAGAGATTTTTAAAGAGGCAGGTTTACCTGATGGAGCTCTTCAAATATTGACAGGTAGCGGCGGAGAGCTCAGTGATACACTCGTTACACATCCGCTTGTGAAAAAGCTGACTTTCACAGGAAGTGGTAAGGTTGGCTTGGGTATTAAAGAGAAGGTCGGTTTGCGGAAAGTAACGTTAGAGCTTGGTTCTAATGCTGCAGTTATTGTCGAGCCTTCGACACCAATTGATAAAATTATAGCCCGTTGTGTTGGAGGTGCCTTTAATTTTGCTGGACAAGTTTGCATTTCATTACAACGAATTTATGTGCATTCTTCGATCATTGATGATTTTACAAAGGCTTTTGTAGCAGAAACAGAAAAATTAGTGGTAGGGGATCCATTAGACAGAAATACCGATGTGAGTGCAATGATTCATCCAAATGAGGTGGAACGCATTCGCCAATGGATTGAGGAAGCAAAGGAACAAGGTGCGGTAGTTGCAACAGGGGGAACCTTCACAGAAAGAACATTAACGCCGACTGTTATGACAAATGTTACTGCTGATATGAAAATCGTTTGTCAGGAAACTTTCGCACCAATCGTCTCAATTGTTTCATATGAAACATTAAACGACGCTATTCGACTAGTAAATGAGTCAGAACTTGGCTTAAATGCAGGAATATACACGAATGTATTGTCAGATGCACTATATGCAGCGGATGAGTTACAGGCAGGAGCTGTTATTATTAATGATATTCCGACATTTAGAGTGGATAATATGCCTTATGGCGGCGTAAAAATGAGTGGCTATGGTCGCGAAGGGATTAAGTGGGCGATAGAAGAAATGACAGATATGAAATTTATCACGATGAAAAAATCATTCTAA
- a CDS encoding DUF779 domain-containing protein — translation MVERVLATEEALALIELLQEKHGPVIFHQSGGCCDGSSPMCYPNGDLILGDQDICLGEIGGTPFYMHKNQYDYWKHTQIILDVVDGRGGMFSLEGVEGKRFLTRSRAFSTDELKELGLI, via the coding sequence GTGGTCGAGCGTGTTTTAGCAACAGAAGAAGCGCTGGCACTAATCGAATTATTGCAAGAAAAGCATGGGCCTGTTATATTTCATCAATCAGGTGGGTGCTGTGACGGATCTTCACCGATGTGTTACCCAAATGGTGACCTTATATTAGGTGATCAGGATATTTGCCTTGGGGAGATTGGTGGCACACCCTTTTATATGCATAAAAATCAATATGATTATTGGAAGCATACCCAAATAATTTTAGATGTGGTTGATGGTCGAGGCGGTATGTTTTCATTAGAAGGTGTTGAGGGAAAGCGATTTTTAACAAGATCAAGAGCCTTTTCCACAGATGAGTTAAAGGAACTGGGATTAATTTAA
- a CDS encoding aldehyde dehydrogenase (catalyzes the oxidation of acetaldehyde, benzaldehyde, propionaldehyde and other aldehydes): MVYAFPNTEGSVVQFKEKYDNYIGGEWTPPVKGQYFDNITPVTGQVFTQAARSTAEDIELALDAAHAAKDTWGKTSATERANILLKIADRMEQNLEKLAVAETWDNGKAVRETLNADIPLAIDHFRYFAGALRAQEGAVSQIDNDTVAYHFHEPIGVVGQIIPWNFPLLMAVWKLAPALAAGNCVVLKPAEQTPVSIMVLLELIEDLLPSGVLNVVNGFGLEAGKPLASNPRIGKIAFTGETTTGRLIMQYASQNLIPVTLELGGKSPNIFFEDIMDKDDAFLDKAVEGFVLFALNQGEVCTCPSRALIQESIYDKFMERVLQRVEAIKVGNPLDPNTMMGAQASSEQMEKILSYLDIGKQEGAECLIGGEKNNVGSGFENGYYIKPTVFKGNNKMRIFQEEIFGPVVAVTTFKTKEEALEIANDTLYGLGAGVWTRDMNTAYRFGRGIQAGRVWTNCYHAYPAHAAFGGYKMSGIGRENHKMMLSHYQQTKNLLVSYSENKLGFF; encoded by the coding sequence ATGGTTTATGCATTTCCAAACACTGAAGGATCGGTAGTTCAATTCAAAGAGAAATATGATAATTATATTGGTGGAGAATGGACACCCCCTGTGAAAGGTCAATACTTTGATAATATCACTCCAGTTACTGGACAAGTTTTTACACAAGCAGCACGTTCCACAGCTGAGGACATTGAACTTGCACTTGATGCAGCACATGCAGCAAAAGATACGTGGGGTAAAACATCCGCAACAGAGCGTGCAAACATTTTACTTAAAATTGCGGACCGTATGGAGCAAAATCTAGAAAAGCTAGCCGTTGCCGAAACATGGGATAATGGGAAAGCGGTACGTGAGACATTAAATGCAGATATCCCTCTAGCAATTGATCATTTCCGCTATTTTGCGGGTGCTTTACGTGCACAAGAAGGTGCAGTAAGCCAAATCGATAATGATACAGTTGCTTACCACTTCCATGAGCCAATTGGAGTAGTTGGTCAAATTATTCCTTGGAACTTCCCGCTATTAATGGCTGTTTGGAAGTTAGCACCTGCACTTGCAGCTGGAAACTGTGTGGTGTTAAAACCTGCTGAGCAAACACCAGTTTCGATTATGGTGCTTCTTGAATTAATAGAAGATTTATTGCCATCAGGTGTCCTTAATGTTGTGAATGGCTTTGGTCTAGAGGCAGGAAAGCCGCTAGCATCTAATCCTCGCATTGGTAAAATTGCCTTTACGGGTGAAACAACAACAGGTCGCCTAATTATGCAATATGCTTCACAAAACCTTATTCCAGTTACATTAGAATTAGGCGGTAAGTCACCAAATATTTTCTTTGAGGATATTATGGATAAAGATGATGCCTTTTTAGATAAAGCAGTAGAGGGCTTTGTGCTATTCGCACTTAACCAAGGGGAAGTATGTACATGTCCTTCCCGCGCATTAATTCAAGAATCTATTTACGATAAATTTATGGAGCGTGTATTACAGCGTGTAGAAGCAATTAAAGTCGGAAATCCACTTGATCCAAATACAATGATGGGTGCTCAGGCTTCAAGCGAGCAAATGGAGAAAATTCTTTCTTACTTAGATATTGGTAAGCAAGAAGGCGCTGAATGTCTAATTGGAGGGGAGAAAAACAATGTAGGTTCAGGCTTTGAAAATGGCTACTACATTAAACCAACTGTCTTCAAGGGGAATAATAAAATGCGTATTTTCCAAGAAGAAATCTTTGGACCAGTTGTTGCTGTCACAACGTTTAAAACAAAAGAGGAAGCATTGGAAATTGCGAATGACACATTATATGGTTTAGGTGCAGGTGTATGGACACGTGATATGAATACAGCATACCGCTTTGGTCGAGGTATTCAAGCAGGACGTGTTTGGACAAACTGCTACCATGCTTATCCTGCACATGCTGCATTCGGTGGCTATAAAATGTCAGGTATTGGTCGAGAAAATCATAAGATGATGTTATCTCATTACCAACAAACGAAGAACTTATTAGTTAGCTACAGTGAAAACAAACTAGGTTTCTTCTAA
- a CDS encoding 23S rRNA pseudouridine(2604) synthase RluF, protein MRINKYLSETGIVSRRGADKWIEEGKVTINGELATVGSKVEAGDVVCVDGKEVKKEEQLVYIALNKPVGITSTTERHIKGNVVDFINHPLRIFHIGRLDKESEGLLLLTNDGDIVNKILRAENHHEKEYIVQVDQPITESFIKKMGTGVDILDTTTLPCHVEKISDKVFKIILEQGLNRQIRRMCSALGYSVKRLQRIRIMNIKLGHLKVGQWRDLTDKEKAELFKLLQYTPK, encoded by the coding sequence ATGCGTATTAATAAATATTTAAGTGAAACTGGCATCGTCTCTCGCCGTGGTGCGGATAAATGGATTGAGGAAGGTAAAGTAACCATTAATGGAGAGCTCGCTACTGTAGGCAGTAAAGTCGAAGCTGGGGATGTTGTTTGTGTTGATGGAAAAGAGGTAAAAAAGGAAGAACAGCTTGTATATATTGCCTTAAACAAACCGGTTGGTATCACTAGTACAACTGAACGTCATATAAAAGGGAATGTCGTTGATTTTATCAATCACCCTCTACGAATTTTCCATATCGGACGTCTGGATAAGGAATCAGAGGGACTGTTATTATTAACAAATGACGGAGATATAGTAAACAAAATTCTCCGCGCAGAAAACCATCATGAAAAAGAGTATATTGTGCAAGTTGATCAACCAATTACGGAGTCATTTATCAAGAAAATGGGGACTGGTGTAGATATTTTGGATACCACAACCTTGCCATGCCATGTTGAAAAAATATCAGATAAAGTCTTTAAAATAATTTTAGAACAGGGTCTAAATCGTCAAATACGCCGTATGTGTTCAGCTCTCGGTTATTCGGTTAAGCGTCTACAGCGAATTCGTATCATGAATATCAAACTTGGTCATTTAAAGGTTGGACAATGGCGCGATTTAACGGACAAGGAAAAAGCAGAACTATTCAAACTACTTCAATACACACCTAAATAA
- a CDS encoding cupin gives MKYSAQYFIEKLNLAEHPEGGYYRSSFRASEDIAVREVERPIYTSIYFLLRSQDISHLHRLKSDELWYYHAGSPLTVHMIFPDGTYEAHKLGLNVEEGEVPQVVVPKNTIFGSSVEEADTFSLVGCMVAPGFDFEDFELFTQDELLADYPQHEGVIRKMAYQSIR, from the coding sequence ATGAAGTATTCAGCGCAATATTTTATAGAAAAATTAAATTTGGCGGAGCACCCTGAGGGAGGATATTATAGATCTTCGTTTCGAGCTTCAGAGGATATAGCGGTTAGAGAAGTAGAACGACCAATTTATACTAGTATTTATTTCTTACTACGTTCGCAGGATATCTCGCATTTGCATCGTTTGAAATCAGATGAGCTTTGGTATTATCATGCAGGAAGTCCTCTGACAGTACATATGATTTTTCCAGATGGTACATATGAGGCACACAAATTAGGCTTAAATGTTGAAGAAGGGGAAGTACCGCAAGTTGTTGTGCCGAAAAATACTATTTTTGGCTCATCTGTAGAGGAAGCAGATACATTTAGTTTAGTTGGCTGTATGGTGGCACCAGGCTTTGATTTTGAGGACTTTGAATTATTTACACAAGATGAGCTTTTAGCTGATTATCCTCAGCATGAGGGTGTTATTCGAAAAATGGCTTATCAATCGATTCGATAA